The Streptomyces sp. NL15-2K genome contains a region encoding:
- a CDS encoding non-ribosomal peptide synthetase: MNVTDLVTELKNLGVRLWADDGNLRFRAPRGVLTEERRATLAQNKEEVLRLLERDAAFPRLRPDPAGRHDPFPLTPVQSAYLLGRHRAFAYGGIACTSYLEVEFTGIAPERVEAAWNTLVRRHDMLRAVVHGDGYQRVLPEVPHYRIPVIDLRGATEQRLEAHLDACRGELTGQAGDTAEWPLFALRITRAEHATILHMAVELMVVDAASLQALLAELDGLLHGDQGPGTESEITFRDYVLAEQQMRSGPRYQRDRQYWLDRIDELPPAPALPVAERDEPAGPVRFDRLHRWLSDAELTGLRQRAKAHGVTVSAIALAAYAEVIGRWSRHRRFTLNLPLFNRLPLHDDVDALIGDFTSVNLLAVDLDEQDSFAERVRAISARLFEDLDHRLFTGVEVLAELTRRAGSPALMPVVFTSTAGLGTEMASPAPRGRIRRGLTETPQVWIDCQVTEHAGSLMLGWDVRRGVLPDGVAKDAFDAFAGLVRALATSDEAWNERCPVALPVTQRLRRDRVNDTVVERTERLLHEPVFARAAENPAAPAVLAPGNALSFGELTARAAALAETLRAGGCAPGERVAVVMDKGPEQVIAVLGVLAAGGVYLPIDAGQPAARRDRILADAGVRVALVQDGTEAASDLPVQAVTVTAAVDTADEAASGGPHAAGSVEPDAPAYVIYTSGSTGEPKGVVVSHRAAANTIDDINRRFALAPADRVLGIANLGFDLSVWDIFGVLAAGGTLVLPEPRRAADPSHWAELIRDHRVTLWNSVPAQLQMLQDYLDSEPAADAASVRLALLSGDWIPVALPDRVRKRNPGMRVVSLGGATEAAIWSIWHPIEEVPPHWRSIPYGTPLENQTFHVLDDVLEDCPDHVTGGLYIGGSGLAKGYLGDERRTAERFIIHPRTGARLYRTGDLGRYLPDGAIEFLGREDTQVKLRGHRVELGEIEAAMRSHPAVADAAVLVLGERDARHLVGFAELATRAPGPEPAHTEVITAAGTASAKVEEELNGEDFVALMRAVDEVAVLSIAARLRGDGLFATESAGHDLDEIAAATGVSSAQSGLLRRWMSALVHAGAVSLDTGSGRYRGLVGATAEDIRAAWQRIDDLNSRVGYGAATLDYIRTCSGRLDELLDGRLDVRELLFPGGEVGAAHAVYRDNLVGRSVHRMVIAAVRAIAAGQPERPLRILEVGAGIAGTSSDLIPALAEFEPDYLFTDISEFFLSEARGKFADYPWVRYGRFDINADARSQGMLPNTADVILCANVLHNSRNAGEVLAGLREILAPGGWLVFLEPTKQHNYPLLVSMEFEFFSELTHFTDLRKDTDQAFFTRSQWLGLLHEAGARDPLCLPPTDHALAKSGQGVFLAQFNTDHVGVTTAELGEYLADQLPAYMVPGHLQLLDALPRSANGKTDRATLAAWAPDRDGGARTEEIEEPVDDLERRIAALWAEMLGSDRIGRGQDFYSLGGDSLLLSRMVGRLREREPEAAELEWQELLRHMLQDATVRGLAAYLRSTTDTKDRPKPARSGVLRLSDATGNGADEGAATWVLVHGGSGTLQPYQPLLPHLRAAHRGPLVGVQVDDYDRYLALPPDAVIDRLAADYARELLDAGDRFRVIGYCVGGLLATEIARTLTEAGAGVEELTVISSYRPPAVDDELMVEYVFALAMGTDLAAAGLPADPDAFSGAVRSILDMTPDRIPDGALAGLDGSFAEVGAHFRALALRSQEDRLAALHRASAAGGAYNAGNHSLEEFTRYYAVFRQSMHAVSRHRPEPYLGPVTLLRNSDSSTLLPGTRADVGAFWRSICVGELTVHDIPGDHFGCVSAPNAPGLGALLTGVKR; encoded by the coding sequence GTGAACGTCACCGACCTGGTCACCGAACTGAAGAACCTCGGCGTCCGGCTGTGGGCCGACGACGGCAACCTGCGATTCCGCGCGCCCCGCGGCGTACTGACGGAAGAGCGCCGCGCGACGCTGGCCCAAAACAAGGAGGAGGTGCTGCGCCTGCTGGAGCGCGACGCGGCCTTCCCGCGACTGCGACCGGACCCGGCGGGGCGCCACGATCCGTTTCCCCTCACGCCGGTCCAGTCGGCGTACCTGCTCGGCCGGCACCGTGCGTTCGCCTACGGCGGTATCGCGTGTACCAGCTACCTGGAGGTCGAGTTCACCGGCATCGCACCGGAGCGGGTCGAGGCCGCGTGGAACACGCTGGTCCGCCGCCACGACATGCTGCGCGCCGTCGTTCACGGCGACGGGTACCAGCGCGTACTCCCTGAGGTCCCGCACTATCGGATACCCGTCATCGACCTGCGCGGCGCCACGGAGCAGCGGCTCGAAGCCCACCTGGACGCCTGCCGCGGTGAGCTGACCGGACAGGCCGGGGACACCGCCGAATGGCCGCTGTTCGCTCTGCGTATCACGCGTGCCGAGCACGCCACCATCCTGCACATGGCGGTCGAGTTGATGGTGGTCGACGCGGCGAGCCTGCAGGCACTGCTCGCCGAACTGGACGGTCTGCTCCATGGCGATCAGGGCCCTGGAACGGAGTCGGAGATCACGTTCCGGGACTATGTGCTCGCCGAGCAGCAGATGCGCAGCGGGCCTCGGTACCAGCGTGACCGGCAGTACTGGCTCGACCGGATCGACGAGCTGCCGCCGGCTCCGGCGTTGCCGGTGGCCGAGCGCGATGAACCGGCCGGACCCGTGCGGTTCGACCGGCTGCACCGGTGGCTGTCCGACGCCGAGCTGACCGGCCTGCGACAGCGGGCGAAGGCCCACGGCGTCACTGTGTCCGCGATCGCGCTGGCCGCCTACGCGGAGGTCATCGGCCGGTGGAGCCGCCACCGCCGGTTCACGCTCAACCTGCCGTTGTTCAACCGGCTGCCGCTGCACGACGACGTCGACGCCCTGATCGGTGACTTCACCTCGGTCAACCTCCTGGCGGTCGACCTGGACGAGCAGGACAGCTTCGCCGAGCGGGTGCGGGCGATCTCCGCCCGGCTGTTCGAGGACCTCGACCATCGGCTGTTCACCGGCGTGGAAGTCCTGGCGGAACTGACCCGTAGGGCCGGGTCTCCGGCCCTGATGCCGGTGGTGTTCACCAGCACCGCCGGCCTGGGCACCGAGATGGCTTCGCCGGCTCCGCGGGGCCGGATACGGCGTGGTCTCACCGAGACGCCCCAGGTGTGGATCGACTGCCAAGTGACCGAGCACGCGGGCAGTCTGATGCTCGGGTGGGACGTGAGGCGGGGCGTCCTGCCGGACGGCGTGGCCAAGGACGCGTTCGACGCGTTCGCCGGGCTCGTGCGGGCCCTGGCCACCAGCGACGAGGCATGGAACGAGCGCTGTCCGGTCGCGCTGCCGGTAACGCAACGGCTGCGCCGCGACCGGGTCAACGACACCGTGGTCGAGCGGACCGAGCGGTTGCTGCACGAGCCGGTGTTCGCCCGTGCCGCGGAGAACCCGGCGGCTCCCGCCGTGCTGGCCCCGGGCAACGCGCTCAGCTTCGGTGAGCTCACCGCCCGTGCGGCCGCGCTCGCGGAAACGCTGCGGGCCGGGGGGTGCGCTCCCGGCGAGCGTGTCGCGGTGGTGATGGACAAGGGGCCCGAGCAGGTCATCGCCGTACTGGGTGTGCTGGCCGCCGGCGGGGTGTACCTCCCGATCGATGCCGGCCAGCCTGCCGCCCGCAGGGACCGCATCCTTGCCGACGCCGGCGTCCGGGTCGCGCTCGTACAGGACGGGACCGAGGCGGCATCGGACCTGCCGGTGCAAGCCGTCACCGTCACTGCCGCCGTCGACACGGCGGACGAGGCGGCATCCGGTGGCCCGCACGCGGCCGGGTCGGTCGAGCCCGACGCCCCCGCCTACGTCATCTACACCTCCGGCTCCACCGGGGAGCCGAAAGGCGTCGTGGTCAGCCACCGCGCGGCGGCCAACACCATCGACGACATCAACCGGCGCTTCGCCCTCGCCCCTGCCGACCGTGTGCTCGGCATCGCGAATCTGGGCTTCGACCTGTCGGTGTGGGACATCTTCGGCGTGCTGGCCGCCGGGGGCACGCTCGTGCTGCCCGAGCCGCGCCGGGCGGCGGATCCGTCGCACTGGGCCGAACTGATCCGCGACCACCGCGTCACGCTGTGGAACTCCGTCCCCGCTCAGTTGCAGATGCTGCAGGACTACCTGGATTCCGAACCCGCCGCCGATGCGGCTTCGGTGCGGCTGGCGTTGCTGTCCGGTGACTGGATCCCGGTCGCTCTTCCCGACCGGGTACGGAAGCGGAACCCCGGCATGCGCGTGGTCAGCCTCGGCGGCGCCACGGAGGCCGCGATCTGGTCGATCTGGCACCCGATCGAGGAGGTGCCGCCCCACTGGCGCAGCATTCCGTACGGAACCCCACTGGAGAACCAGACGTTCCACGTCCTCGACGACGTCCTCGAGGACTGTCCCGACCACGTGACCGGCGGGCTGTACATCGGCGGCAGTGGACTCGCCAAGGGATACCTCGGCGACGAGCGGCGTACGGCGGAACGATTCATCATCCATCCGCGCACCGGGGCTCGCCTCTACCGCACCGGTGACCTGGGCAGGTACCTGCCCGACGGGGCGATCGAATTCCTCGGCCGTGAGGACACCCAGGTCAAACTGCGCGGGCACCGCGTCGAGCTGGGCGAGATCGAGGCCGCCATGCGGTCGCATCCGGCGGTCGCCGACGCCGCGGTGCTCGTCCTCGGTGAGCGCGACGCCCGCCACCTCGTGGGCTTCGCCGAACTGGCCACGAGGGCACCTGGACCGGAACCGGCGCACACCGAAGTGATCACCGCCGCCGGCACCGCCTCCGCGAAGGTCGAGGAGGAGCTCAACGGCGAGGACTTCGTCGCCCTGATGCGTGCCGTGGACGAGGTGGCGGTCCTGTCGATCGCGGCACGGCTGCGCGGCGACGGGCTGTTCGCCACCGAGTCCGCCGGTCACGACCTCGACGAGATCGCGGCGGCCACCGGGGTCTCCTCCGCGCAGAGCGGCTTGCTGCGCCGGTGGATGAGCGCTCTCGTCCACGCCGGAGCAGTCAGCCTGGATACCGGCTCAGGACGCTACCGCGGGCTGGTGGGCGCGACGGCCGAGGACATCCGGGCCGCCTGGCAGCGGATCGACGACCTGAACAGCAGGGTCGGTTACGGCGCGGCGACCCTGGACTACATCCGCACCTGCAGTGGACGCCTCGACGAACTCCTCGACGGCCGCCTCGATGTGCGCGAACTGCTTTTTCCGGGCGGGGAGGTCGGCGCGGCCCACGCGGTGTACCGGGACAACCTGGTCGGCCGGAGCGTGCACCGGATGGTGATCGCGGCTGTCCGCGCCATCGCCGCCGGGCAGCCCGAGCGGCCGCTGCGCATCCTTGAGGTGGGCGCCGGCATCGCCGGAACCAGCAGTGACCTGATTCCCGCACTCGCGGAGTTCGAGCCGGACTACCTGTTCACGGACATCTCCGAGTTCTTTCTCAGCGAGGCACGCGGCAAGTTCGCCGACTACCCGTGGGTGCGGTACGGCAGGTTCGACATCAACGCCGATGCCCGCAGCCAGGGCATGCTGCCCAACACCGCCGATGTGATCCTGTGCGCCAACGTGCTGCACAACTCGCGCAACGCGGGTGAGGTCCTCGCGGGCCTGCGCGAGATTCTCGCGCCGGGCGGCTGGCTGGTCTTCCTGGAACCGACGAAGCAGCACAACTACCCGCTACTGGTGTCAATGGAGTTCGAGTTCTTCAGCGAACTGACCCACTTCACCGACCTGCGCAAGGACACCGATCAGGCGTTCTTCACCAGGAGCCAGTGGCTGGGACTGCTGCACGAGGCCGGGGCGCGCGATCCGCTGTGCCTGCCGCCGACCGACCATGCTCTCGCCAAGTCGGGCCAGGGGGTGTTCCTGGCGCAGTTCAACACCGATCACGTGGGGGTCACGACCGCGGAACTGGGCGAGTATCTCGCCGACCAGCTGCCCGCCTACATGGTACCGGGGCACCTCCAGTTGCTGGACGCGCTCCCGAGGTCGGCGAACGGCAAGACGGACAGGGCGACACTGGCCGCCTGGGCGCCCGACCGCGACGGCGGTGCCCGCACCGAGGAGATCGAGGAACCCGTCGATGACCTGGAACGGCGGATCGCCGCGCTCTGGGCAGAGATGCTCGGCTCCGACCGCATTGGTCGTGGCCAGGACTTCTACTCCCTCGGCGGCGACTCCCTGCTGCTGTCCCGCATGGTCGGTCGCCTCCGCGAACGCGAACCGGAGGCGGCGGAACTGGAGTGGCAGGAACTCTTGCGGCACATGCTGCAGGACGCGACGGTACGTGGCCTCGCCGCGTACCTGCGCTCCACGACGGACACGAAGGACCGTCCGAAGCCTGCCCGATCAGGCGTCCTGCGGCTGAGCGACGCCACCGGGAACGGCGCCGACGAGGGCGCGGCGACCTGGGTGCTGGTGCACGGTGGTTCGGGAACCCTCCAGCCGTACCAGCCGCTGCTGCCGCACCTGCGGGCGGCGCACCGTGGCCCGCTGGTCGGTGTGCAGGTGGACGACTACGACCGGTATCTGGCCCTGCCCCCGGATGCGGTCATCGACCGGCTCGCCGCCGACTACGCCCGGGAACTGCTGGACGCAGGCGACCGCTTTCGGGTCATCGGCTACTGCGTCGGCGGTCTGCTGGCCACCGAGATCGCCCGCACGCTCACCGAGGCGGGGGCCGGCGTGGAAGAGCTGACCGTCATCAGCTCGTACCGCCCGCCCGCGGTCGACGACGAGCTGATGGTGGAGTACGTGTTCGCCCTGGCCATGGGCACCGACCTGGCAGCAGCCGGGCTGCCCGCGGACCCGGATGCCTTCAGCGGTGCCGTGCGCTCGATCCTGGACATGACGCCGGACCGGATACCCGATGGCGCGCTGGCCGGCCTGGACGGCTCCTTCGCCGAAGTCGGCGCACACTTCCGGGCGCTGGCCCTGCGCTCGCAGGAGGACCGGCTCGCCGCCCTTCACCGCGCCTCGGCCGCCGGTGGTGCGTACAACGCGGGCAATCACTCCCTGGAGGAGTTCACGCGCTACTACGCGGTGTTCCGGCAGAGCATGCACGCGGTTTCGCGGCACCGGCCCGAGCCCTATCTGGGGCCGGTGACGCTGCTGCGCAACAGCGACTCCTCCACGCTGCTGCCGGGCACCCGCGCCGATGTCGGCGCGTTCTGGCGGAGTATCTGCGTCGGTGAGCTGACCGTGCACGACATCCCCGGTGACCACTTCGGCTGTGTGTCGGCCCCGAACGCGCCGGGCCTCGGTGCCCTGCTGACCGGAGTCAAGCGGTGA